Proteins encoded together in one Cyprinus carpio isolate SPL01 chromosome B14, ASM1834038v1, whole genome shotgun sequence window:
- the gpr174 gene encoding probable G-protein coupled receptor 174, which produces MNACNENQENSIKEYQHQIYAVFYTVILVPGLIGNVLALWVFYAYIKETKKAVIFMINLAIADLLQVLSLPLRIYYYLNNSWPFGDAACLLCFYLKYVNMYASIYFLACISLRRCRLIIQPLRCGATKRRRERGLCLIGWFIVCLGCLPFPLLRKPNTNTNSTQPTHCFAELPMTPLSKVLGVSLVTFAETVGFLLPLVIVVTCAWLTAASLRQKTCVLQDTGEKHKALKMVLSCAGVFLVCFVPYHITFPLDFLAKSNCNVSSAFKNAVLHVHPVTLCLASLNCCLDPVMYYFTTNEFKRRLSRPEFLESLPLQQRTSVSTNATVLNQTD; this is translated from the coding sequence ATGAATGCTTGCAATGAGAACCAAGAAAACTCAATTAAAGAATATCAGCATCAAATCTACGCCGTCTTCTACACAGTGATTCTCGTTCCTGGACTGATCGGCAATGTTCTCGCACTCTGGGTTTTTTACGCCTACATAAAGGAGACAAAGAAGGCTGTGATATTCATGATCAACCTGGCCATCGCTGATCTGCTGCAGGTGCTGTCACTACCTTTGCGCATTTACTACTATTTGAACAATTCCTGGCCTTTCGGAGATGCCGCCTGCCTGCTCTGTTTCTATCTGAAATACGTCAATATGTACGCCAGCATCTACTTCCTGGCCTGCATCAGTCTGAGACGCTGTCGACTCATTATCCAGCCGTTGCGCTGCGGCGCCACGAAGAGACGGAGGGAGCGTGGCTTGTGTTTAATTGGGTGGTTCATCGTGTGTCTGGGATGCCTTCCCTTCCCTCTTCTGCGAAAACCCAACACCAACACCAACTCAACCCAACCCACACACTGCTTCGCCGAGCTGCCCATGACGCCGCTCAGCAAAGTGCTAGGAGTGTCCCTGGTGACATTTGCGGAGACAGTGGGTTTTCTGCTGCCGCTGGTCATTGTGGTCACCTGTGCGTGGCTGACCGCGGCGAGTCTGCGGCAGAAGACCTGCGTGCTGCAGGACACTGGAGAAAAGCACAAGGCACTCAAGATGGTGCTGAGCTGTGCTGGTGTGTTCCTGGTGTGTTTCGTGCCCTATCACATCACCTTCCCTTTAGACTTCTTGGCCAAATCAAACTGCAACGTTAGCTCTGCTTTTAAGAACGCCGTGCTCCACGTTCATCCGGTCACCTTGTGTCTAGCGAGTCTGAACTGCTGTCTGGACCCAGTCATGTACTACTTCACTACTAATGAGTTCAAGCGGCGTCTGTCCAGGCCAGAATTTCTAGAAAGCTTGCCGTTACAGCAGAGAACTTCTGTCTCCACAAATGCTACAGTCTTAAACCAGACAGATTAA